From a single Osmerus eperlanus chromosome 8, fOsmEpe2.1, whole genome shotgun sequence genomic region:
- the pnrc1 gene encoding proline-rich nuclear receptor coactivator 1, whose amino-acid sequence MYPPSPPPRDLEIMLGESLGHYIELNLDNVENNKPQALTSHNAGANLSKTRQTLLKKGGKKVRSASSGLQRPHHHCQQPNQKHQVLLRNNPTRLADINNNNVAVSSKSQAQSNIELANGRTQSTVLTLHHKQGTKELLKSKGGKVERCTLQSGGQSVHSLSKHDQPVQNLNARSHRAKYSHAPGGTQSTKKPDNVNQKKPISPFQHHLSDVKPFNSPDNATVVSAISAVPASEEELRDGEKIYAGAKFSEPPSPSVLPKPPSHWVGKNRAHHPDPSREQMTVHLKSLLKVQD is encoded by the exons ATGTATCCTCCATCGCCGCCTCCACGGGATTTGGAAATCATGCTGGGCGAGTCACTAGGTCATTACATTGAGTTGAACCTCGATAACGTCGAAAATAACAAGCCACAAGCCTTGACCTCTCACAATGCTGGTGCTAACCTAAGCAAAACAAGGCAAACCTTGTTAAAGAAAGGGGGGAAGAAAGTGCGTTCGGCGTCGTCGGGGTTGCAGCGTCCCCACCACCACTGCCAGCAGCCTAACCAGAAACACCAAGTCTTGCTGAGGAACAACCCCACGCGCCTCGcagacatcaacaacaacaatgtcGCAGTTTCGTCAAAGTCCCAAGCGCAGTCCAACATTGAGCTCGCTAATGGTCGCACTCAGTCAACAGTGTTGACTCTTCATCACAAACAGGGAACAAAGGAG CTGTTGAAGTCAAAAGGCGGAAAAGTTGAGCGATGTACCCTTCAGTCCGGAGGCCAGTCCGTTCACAGCTTAAGTAAACATGATCAGCCTGTTCAAAATCTGAACGCTCGGAGTCACCGGGCCAAATACAGCCATGCGCCTGGCGGTACTCAGTCCACTAAGAAGCCAGACAACGTCAACCAGAAGAAACCCATTTCCCCCTTCCAGCACCACCTCAGCGATGTAAAGCCCTTCAACTCACCCGACAACGCCACGGTTGTCAGCGCCATCTCAGCGGTGCCAGCGTCCGAGGAGGAGCTTAGAGACGGTGAGAAGATTTATGCTGGAGCTAAATTCAGCGAGCCCCCCTCTCCAAGTGTGCTGCCGAAACCACCCAGTCACTGGGTCGGGAAGAACAGGGCCCATCATCCAGACCCCAGCCGAGAGCAAATGACTGTTCATTTGAAGTCTCTGCTGAAAGTTCAGGATTAG
- the LOC134024478 gene encoding xaa-Arg dipeptidase-like yields the protein MAQSVSPDSLLKLKQQVGRCIDDAKDKLYSLSNDIWSCPELAYEERKAHDRLVAFFSEENGWEVEKHFKLETAFRATWGPGGRKEGHLINVGFLCEYDALPGIGHACGHNLIAEVGAASAIGLKAVIEGTSDFPAHVQVTVLGTPAEEDVGGKADMMKQGAFDGLDVVFMAHPSQEDAPYLPDVAEHDVVVKYHGKASHAASHPWAGVNALDAAVLAYNNISVLRQQLKPDWRVHGVIKNGGVKPNIIPDYTELEYYLRTPSRKDLPTIKAKAEMCFRSAAMATGCEVEVEFARNAFDNILRNTTLEDLYETNGKALGMEFTTDEEVLKNSSGSTDFGNVSFIIPGIHPYFYIGTDALNHTEEYTIASGDEKAQFYSLRAAKALAMTALDVLLRPELLHRVKETFMEDKLKEEQIMRKSLPCEGTAGQH from the exons ATGGCTCAGTCCGTTTCCCCAGACTCGCTCTTAAAGCTGAAACAGCAAGTTGGCCGATGTATTGACGATGCAAAAGACAAGCTTTATAGTTTAAGTAATGATATATGGAGTTGCCCAGAACTGGCATATGAAGAGAGAAAGGCTCACGACAGATTGGTAGCCTTTTTCTCAGAGGAAAATGGATGGGAAGTGGAGAAACATTTTAAACTTGAGACGGCATTTCGTGCCACGTGGGGACCCGGTGGTCGTAAGGAAGGACATCTGATAAACGTAGGGTTTTTGTGCGAATACGACGCACTGCCTGGGATAGGACATGCGTGTGGCCACAATCTGATCGCCGAAGTAGGAGCCGCTTCTGCCATTGGTTTAAAGGCAGTGATTGAAGGAACGTCCGATTTCCCCGCGCACGTCCAG GTGACCGTGCTGGGTACCCCGGCTGAGGAGGATGTAGGGGGTAAAGCCGATATGATGAAGCAGGGAGCGTTTGATGGGTTGGATGTTGTGTTTATGGCGCACCCTTCTCAAGAGGATGCCCCGTATCTACCAGATGTTGCTGAACATGA TGTGGTGGTGAAGTACCACGGCAAGGCGAGCCACGCAGCCAGTCACCCCTGGGCAGGGGTCAATGCTCTGGACGCTGCTGTGCTGGCCTACAACAACATCTCTGTGCTCAGACAACAACTGAAGCCTGACTGGAGAGTCCATG GAGTTATAAAAAATGGAGGGGTGAAACCCAACATAATTCCTGACTACACAGAGCTGGAGTACTATCTGCGTACTCCATCGCGTAAAGATCTACCCACCATCAAGGCCAAAGCTGAGATGTGCTTTAGGTCTGCTGCCATGGCGACTGGCTGCGAA GTTGAAGTTGAGTTTGCGAGAAATGCTTTTGACAATATCCTGAGAAATACCACTCTGGAAGACCTGTATGAAACTAACGGAAAGGCCTTGGGGATGGAATTTACCACAGATGAGGAGGTTCTCAAAAACTCTTCTG GATCCACAGACTTTGGCAACGTGTCTTTTATAATTCCTGGAATCCACCCCTACTTCTACATCGGTACTGACGCTCTGAATCACACAGAGGAATATACCATTGCTTCTG GTGATGAGAAAGCCCAGTTCTACTCACTGAGAGCAGCCAAGGCCCTGGCCATGACAGCCCTGGATGTCCTGCTGCGCCCAGAGCTGCTGCACAGGGTCAAGGAGACCTTTATGGAGGACAAGCTGAAGGAGGAGCAGATTATGAGGAAAAGCCTGCCCTGTGAAGGAACAGCTGGCCAGCACTga
- the LOC134024477 gene encoding gamma-aminobutyric acid receptor subunit rho-1-like isoform X1, which translates to MHTDVLLLLHILLLVWMVGASERRTRSRCQTLQTHSQVRSKREVGIPLTVGRQKIGSPIFKRSPDMTKSFVTKSEQLLRIDDHDFTMRPGFGGPAVPVGVDVQVESLDTISEVDMDFTMTLYLRHYWKDERLAFPSNNNQSMTFDGRLVKKIWVPDMFFVHSKRSFTHDTTTDNVMLRVYPDGKVLYSLRVTVTAMCSMDLSRFPLDTQTCSLEIESYAYTDDDLMLYWKKGNESLNTDEKISLSQFLIQEFHTTTKLAFYSSTGWYNRLYINFTLRRHIFFFLLQTYFPATLMVMLSWVSFWIDRRAVPARVPLGITTVLTMSTIITGVNASMPRVSYIKAVDIYLWVSFVFVFLSVIEYAAVNYLSTVQERKERKLRETLPCTCGMTHPDMLCSYSEVDVNNTGNYGMPEQNGVKRERMLVQLALESDQITGHVSSSPYNSMWIDTHAIDKYSRVIFPGAYTLFNVIYWSIYS; encoded by the exons ATGCACACGGACGTTCTACTCTTGCTTCATATCTTACTCCTTGTTTGGATGGTAGGTGCGTCTGAAAGAAGGACTCGTTCTAGATGCCAAACCCTTCAGACCCACAGTCAAGTCAG ATCCAAAAGAGAAGTAGGGATTCCGTTGACAGTTGGACGGCAGAAAATTGGCAG TCCGATTTTTAAAAGGAGTCCTGACATGACGAAGTCCTTCGTGACAAAGTCAGAGCAGCTCCTAAGGATAGACGACCACGACTTCACGATGAGACCTGGCTTTGGAG gacctgctgttccagttggCGTTGATGTCCAGGTTGAAAGTCTAGACACAATTTCAGAAGTGGACATG GACTTCACCATGACCCTGTATCTGAGACACTACTGGAAGGATGAGCGTTTGGCCTTTCCAAGCAACAACAACCAGAGCATGACCTTCGACGGGCGCTTGGTGAAGAAGATCTGGGTACCAGACATGTTCTTCGTCCACTCCAAAAGGTCCTTCACTCACGACACCACCACCGATAATGTGATGCTACGTGTCTACCCAGATGGCAAGGTTCTCTACAGCCTGAG AGTCACAGTCACTGCCATGTGCAGCATGGATTTGAGTCGCTTCCCTTTGgacacacagacctgctccCTGGAGATCGAGAGCT ACGCGTACACAGACGATGACCTGATGCTCTACTGGAAGAAAGGGAACGAGTCCTTGAACACAGATGAGAagatctccctctcccagttCCTCATCCAGGAGTTCCACACCACCACCAAGCTGGCTTTCTACAGCAGCACCG gctggtACAACCGTCTGTACATCAACTTCACCCTGCGGCGCCACATCTTCTTCTTCCTGCTCCAGACCTACTTTCCTGCCACCCTGATGGTCATGCTGTCCTGGGTGTCTTTCTGGATCGATAGACGGGCTGTACCTGCCAGAGTCCCTCTGG GTATCACCACGGTGCTCACCATGTCCACCATCATCACTGGAGTGAACGCGTCCATGCCCAGAGTCTCCTACATCAAAGCTGTGGACATTTACCTCTGGGTCAGTTTTGTGTTTGTCTTCCTGTCGGTGATAGAGTACGCAGCTGTGAACTACCTGTCCACAGTCCAGGAGCGGAAGGAGAGGAAGCTGCGAGAAACG CTGCCTTGCACCTGCGGCATGACCCATCCTGACATGTTGTGCAGCTACAGCGAGGTGGACGTCAACAATACCGGGAACTACGGCATGCCGGAGCAGAACGgcgtgaagagggagaggatgctGGTGCAGCTGGCGTTGGAAAGCGACCAGATCACCGGGCACGTCAGCTCCTCTCCCTACAACAGCATGTGGATCGACACTCACGCCATAGACAAATACTCACGCGTCATCTTTCCTGGAGCTTACACACTCTTCAACGTCATCTACTGGTCCATTTACTCCTAA
- the LOC134024477 gene encoding gamma-aminobutyric acid receptor subunit rho-1-like isoform X2: MHTDVLLLLHILLLVWMVGASERRTRSRCQTLQTHSQVRSKREVGIPLTVGRQKIGSPIFKRSPDMTKSFVTKSEQLLRIDDHDFTMRPGFGGPAVPVGVDVQVESLDTISEVDMDFTMTLYLRHYWKDERLAFPSNNNQSMTFDGRLVKKIWVPDMFFVHSKRVTVTAMCSMDLSRFPLDTQTCSLEIESYAYTDDDLMLYWKKGNESLNTDEKISLSQFLIQEFHTTTKLAFYSSTGWYNRLYINFTLRRHIFFFLLQTYFPATLMVMLSWVSFWIDRRAVPARVPLGITTVLTMSTIITGVNASMPRVSYIKAVDIYLWVSFVFVFLSVIEYAAVNYLSTVQERKERKLRETLPCTCGMTHPDMLCSYSEVDVNNTGNYGMPEQNGVKRERMLVQLALESDQITGHVSSSPYNSMWIDTHAIDKYSRVIFPGAYTLFNVIYWSIYS; this comes from the exons ATGCACACGGACGTTCTACTCTTGCTTCATATCTTACTCCTTGTTTGGATGGTAGGTGCGTCTGAAAGAAGGACTCGTTCTAGATGCCAAACCCTTCAGACCCACAGTCAAGTCAG ATCCAAAAGAGAAGTAGGGATTCCGTTGACAGTTGGACGGCAGAAAATTGGCAG TCCGATTTTTAAAAGGAGTCCTGACATGACGAAGTCCTTCGTGACAAAGTCAGAGCAGCTCCTAAGGATAGACGACCACGACTTCACGATGAGACCTGGCTTTGGAG gacctgctgttccagttggCGTTGATGTCCAGGTTGAAAGTCTAGACACAATTTCAGAAGTGGACATG GACTTCACCATGACCCTGTATCTGAGACACTACTGGAAGGATGAGCGTTTGGCCTTTCCAAGCAACAACAACCAGAGCATGACCTTCGACGGGCGCTTGGTGAAGAAGATCTGGGTACCAGACATGTTCTTCGTCCACTCCAAAAG AGTCACAGTCACTGCCATGTGCAGCATGGATTTGAGTCGCTTCCCTTTGgacacacagacctgctccCTGGAGATCGAGAGCT ACGCGTACACAGACGATGACCTGATGCTCTACTGGAAGAAAGGGAACGAGTCCTTGAACACAGATGAGAagatctccctctcccagttCCTCATCCAGGAGTTCCACACCACCACCAAGCTGGCTTTCTACAGCAGCACCG gctggtACAACCGTCTGTACATCAACTTCACCCTGCGGCGCCACATCTTCTTCTTCCTGCTCCAGACCTACTTTCCTGCCACCCTGATGGTCATGCTGTCCTGGGTGTCTTTCTGGATCGATAGACGGGCTGTACCTGCCAGAGTCCCTCTGG GTATCACCACGGTGCTCACCATGTCCACCATCATCACTGGAGTGAACGCGTCCATGCCCAGAGTCTCCTACATCAAAGCTGTGGACATTTACCTCTGGGTCAGTTTTGTGTTTGTCTTCCTGTCGGTGATAGAGTACGCAGCTGTGAACTACCTGTCCACAGTCCAGGAGCGGAAGGAGAGGAAGCTGCGAGAAACG CTGCCTTGCACCTGCGGCATGACCCATCCTGACATGTTGTGCAGCTACAGCGAGGTGGACGTCAACAATACCGGGAACTACGGCATGCCGGAGCAGAACGgcgtgaagagggagaggatgctGGTGCAGCTGGCGTTGGAAAGCGACCAGATCACCGGGCACGTCAGCTCCTCTCCCTACAACAGCATGTGGATCGACACTCACGCCATAGACAAATACTCACGCGTCATCTTTCCTGGAGCTTACACACTCTTCAACGTCATCTACTGGTCCATTTACTCCTAA